The window GAACTAACGGGGGCTTTAGTAAAGTAGAGCATCGTCATTTAAGACGTTGCTCATTTTACATTTAAAAGTACTTTTGATAATACTCTTTTCGTAGTTTTCCGCTTAATTGAGCGTATATCCTTGTGGTTTCACTTTTCTCATGTCCCATAAGACTTTGAATGACTTCAATAGGAGCGCCATTATTCAACAAGTGAGTTGCATAGCTGTGTCTAAGTTGGTGTGGATGAATCTCTTTATTAATTTCAGCACGATTGGAGATCCGCTTGATGATGTATCGCATTTGGGCAACACTCATTTTATGTGGCTGCCTTGCTGTTACAAAGATGAAAGGGTTATTGTCATTCCGACTTTCAATATACCGTTTAAGCCATATGTCGCAACGTGTATTAAAATAAACTTCCCTCTCCTTATCACCTTTTCCTCTAACAATCGCGGATTGATTGGACCAATTAATATGGTTCTTTTCTAAAGTAACTATTTCTCCAATTCGACAACCAGTAGAAAACATAAATTCAAAAATCGCTCTTTCCATTGGAGAATGACAGGATTCACGAAGGTGTTCGATCTCCCGTTCGGTTAAATACTTGGGTATCCTCTTACCAACCTTGGGTTCTTTAATTTTAGAAGTTGGATTCTTACTCAGGTAGCCTTCTTCATGAGACCAACGAAAAAACGATTTCATAAAGCGAATACGATGTGCAAGACTGGCAGGTTTTAAATGCTTTCCGGATATAGCGAGATATTCCTTCAATTGATTTGTATCCAGCAATTCCATCTCTACATCCTTAAAATAACTAATTAGTAGCAAAGACTGTAACTGGTATGCCTTCAATGTTTGCGGAGAAAAACCCTCAATTCGTTTATCAGCTTCAAACAAAGTCCATGCTTTTGACAGTAACAATTCTATTCCCCCTAATAAAGTGATATTAATGGAATTATTACCAATTTAATAGAATAATAGACATATGGAATGTTTTTACTAACGGGCAATTTAACAGAATTAATATTTTTTTTGAGGAGATAATTTTTTGAGAAAAATACTTACATTATTGGTTTTTGTTTCTTTTTTGACAGGATGTAATCCAGATGCTACTGGTTGGTATGATACAAAGGAAGACGCAATCAAATACGGTTTGGAACAGGAAAGTTCGAATGGTTTAGAAAAAGCAACTTTATTATCTGTTGAGGAATACATGGATGAAACCATTGTATTTTTTGAATTTGCTAATGCATTAGGTGTGGCGAGTATAACAGAAAGCAAGAAAGGATTTAGTTGGTATAGGGATAGTCCTTATAGTGATTTTGAAGGAGACATTCCTTATTCGACGATGGGCTTTGACATCGAAACGAAGCAAGGGACAGAGATTTCCATTTTAGCTGGAAAGGTATTTGATACAAAAATACAGAAAGTAAAATTACGTGGTGAAGGAAATGACAGAGAACTGATAATAACTGAAAACTCCCGCTTATTTTATACCATCCATAATGCACCTTACCGTTCCCTTGAAATTATTCCAATAGTGGATTAAGTAAAAAAGCAGTAATGGATTGAGTAGCAGCACAAACATAATTGATGAGATTGTGAAGTGGCATTCTTAATCTAACGGGGGTATTAGCAGAACAAGGCTGCCTTTAGGGTAGCTTTTTCTTCTTGAACTAACGCAGCAGTTTAGTTGAAGAAGTAACCTGAGTTATAATTGGAGTGAATACATAAATCAGGAGAAATAAAACGAGTTAGGGTTGCTTTAGCATTTCACTTGAAGGCTAATTTTCTTCTTCAACTTAATAATTAACGAAAAAGAGGGAGGTATTTGGATGCATGGAAAAATAAATATTTTTGTGTTTTATTTCAAAGTATTACTTTGTTCAATTTTATCTGGATTTTCTCTCAGCTTATTAGTATGTTTCTTAACAGTTCCAAGAAACTTTAATCCAATAGATATATTTTTTATTGGTCTAATATATAGTATTGTTTATCTAATTCCAGGAGCACTGATACAATCTTATTTGGATGAAAAAAAAATCAATATTCGCGCCAGCAAATTATTCTTAATATATCTAATTACCGGAACAATCGTTACTACTATTTTCTATGCACTTGACCATGTAGATTTTTATAAGACTTCTAATTACTATTTCACAGTACTTTCTAGTAGTGTAGTGTTTTGGTTGTACGATTTAATTTTATTTCGAAGGAAGTAATCGAACTCAATCAAATATTTACTTCAATCTGTTTACAGAGTAATGAGCTAGGAAGTAGTTTTAATTGACGTGATTGTTAACTTAAACTAATAGTTTGTGAAAAAATGTACTTAAACTAACGGGGGCTTTACTTGAAGATCATTGAGTTGCATAGGCAGCTCTTTTTTTTCTTATTGAACTAACGGGGCAGGTTAGTTGAATTAGGAATCGAATATTAAAAAAATATATAATAGTTTTAATAGGGGGCATTATTTAATGGAGCAAGAAGGTTATCTATCATTGTGGGTGGGGACATTTGAATCAAATGAAGACTTTCGAAATTATCTTTTAATTCCCTACAATGAAGATGGTGATGCTATACCATCGAATTTTGAAAAGGACTTTCATATTGAGCATTACGATGAGGATTTTATTGAAGTTGAGTTTTTTGATGAAAACGTAAAGAATCTTTCAAGATTATTAGATGGCTGCTCATACGATGATGTTGTTATTCCGAATTTCATTAATATAAACGGAGAAAGTTTAACTTATAGCGTTAATTGTATGATTTTACTTTACAATTTTCAATACAGCACAAAGGGACAAAGTGACTTAAAATACGTTAAATACTTAGGGAATGTTAGGTATAAATAGCCTTTTTAGAAACTGCCTTGTTCAACTAACGGAGCAGATTAGTTGAAGAGCGTTGTTTAACTTTTGTACAACAATCGGGCCAGATTGTTGTATAAGTTATGGTAAAGTTGAAAATATGGGAGGTGGCAACATTGCAAAGTAAACAGAGTATGGGGATGCTATCTTTTATTAGTCTAATTGTTGGACTTATTTCCCTTTGTGTCTATATTTTCACGGGAGATTCGTTTATTGATGACAACATAACAATGTTACTCGGGTTTACCTTTTTAGTACTCTCTTTTGTTTTATCCTTGTTCAGCAAAAAGGACAAATTAGGAAGGATATCGCTATACGTTTTCCTAATACTTGCGGTTATTTATTTATTGTTTTTCGGAGTTATGTCTTTATTTTGGAATACACCATAATAGTGCAACTAAAGGGCGAGATTGTTGAATAAGCTTCTTTGTTCTTAATTAACTAACGGGGGCTTTAGTTTAATATTCCATTTCCGAAATGATCAATCTTTATTACAAAAAGCCCTATAGAAAATGAAAAATAGCCCCTATTTTGATCAATATTTGTTCAAAATAGGGGCTATGATTTTTTATAAGAATCATTATTTATAGCTGCGTTTTAATCAATTTTTATTCCAAGTCAACAAGTCAACAATTCTGCACGTCGGAATAAGTGAGGTACGATTTTAACCTGTTTTTCGACAATTGGTGAATCTAGCTCTATTTTTCAGAAGATTATGAAATATACTAATGAGGTTTTCTTTTGCCAATCATTGGTATAAGATGAAATCGTTGGTAGTAATTAATTCCATTTCATTCAAATTAGAGGTGTAAAAATGAAGCGTAAAAATTGGATATTTTTAATAGGTGTTATTGCAGTCCTCGGGATATCTATTTTAGTATTTCTTTTTAATAAAACTGATAAACAAGATCAAGTATATCAAGAAGAAGATATTTCTATGTTTAGACATAAAGACTCTTTCATAACAAAAGAAGCAAAAAATAAATACTCTTTTAAAGAGCTTACTATTCCAAATGGAGAAGCGTTTTTAATGAAATACAATAAAAATCCCCTAACCTTAAAAAAAGGTGATGTTGTTTCTTTAAAGTTAGATTTTGATGTAATCGAAGACGAAGACAGTAATGTTCATTTTGTTTTTGGATACTATTTAAATGATAAATTTTATGAAGTTTTCGTTGACCGAATTTCAAATAAAGTAGATGCTTCATTCGAAATTCCGAAAGATGGGGAATTCACCATATGTTTAGTTGGCGCCAGCGCAGGCGATTTAACTATTACAGACGGTTTTATTTCAATAAATTAGCTTAGGTGCTTAGCTCTAAACGCGACTTCTATTTTTGCACCAAATGCAAGTGCTATCGAGAATACAGAAACCAAAGTATAAAGGTTGTGAACTGTGCTACTTCAACTAACGGGGGTATTACTAGAAGAATTATTAAACTAACGGGGCAGGTTTGTTTAACAAGCAGCAGGAACGAATTTTTTATCGGGCAAGATAGTTGCAAAGATATGGGGGGAAATTTAATGTTTAAATTTGCGGTGATTTTGGTACACGGATTGATATTCATATTAGCAACTCTTATTGGTTTAGGTGGAGTATTCAACCCTTCTTCACCAGACCCAAGTAGAACATACGAAGTTTGGTTTACAGCTATTTCCATTTTCAATTTTCTTGTAGTAGTATCTGTTTTTGTACAATTAAAGATTAAAAAAGTATGGGTGTTTTTAATTACAGTTTTAGGCTTACTTGTTTTATTTTATTTCTTACCACATATAGTGCTTTACATTGAGGGTATTTCATAAAAGATTAATTTTTATTTTGAACTAACGGGGGCTTTACTTGAATATCATTGAGCTGTTCACCAGCTCTTTTTCTTATTGAACTAACGGGGCAGTATAGTTGAATAATGGAAGGAGGAAGGTAAGTTGGCGAATAATATTATTGAACAAGCAAAACGGGGTTTGGAAGGTTTTACTAGAGGCGGTTATCATACTAGCTGTCATTATGGTAAGTATCAAGAAGAATATTTTAAATATTTTGGAGACCCAGATTATGAAACTAGAAAATACGCGATTGCTGCATTTACTTGTATGTTGGGGGCTTGGGAAACAGGCGCTCTCTTTATATTTCAGCCCGTAAAAGAATGGGAAGAAAATAAAAAATGGAGTTCGAATCCTTTAAATCAAAAGCGTTTTTACCGCTTTAAAGATTATCTTCATGCTTTGTTAGACCATCACGAACAGATAGAAAAAGAATTTCCTTATATGTTTGAAGAGATTATCCTTTTTTTAATTGAAATTGAGCAAAATAAGGGGATAAGTTATGAAGAATGGTTTCCTGAACATAACCCTAATGTGTTTAAACGTTTAAGAGAAGAAGTTTTGATTCCAAAAAAACAATTAGCAGAAAAGCGTAGCCCTCACAAATACTTATTAAAAGAAATAGGTATTAAACCTTTTTTTGAATCAGATAAATATTAAACAAGTTTAAGCAATAGTAGATTCGTCATAATTTATATAATTGAACTAACGAGGGCTTTAGTACAACAAGCATTTTGAAAATTTTCCCAAACGACGCTTTGGGAAGGTTATACTTCAACTAAGAGAGCAGGTTAGTTCAGTTAGAGAAGGGAATTTTTTATGTCTCATTTGAAAGATATTGTGTAGTAAAGGAGGGGCATTTTGAAAATGTTGTTTAATAAAAGGCTCTGTTAAATTTAAATGTTGATTTTTAAATTTAATTAGGGGAACCTTCATTTGTTGAGGTTCCCCGTCTTCTTGCATAAATGCTCAATCATTTCCATCTTCGTACACAATTCTATCTCTTTTCTTTAAAACGAAATAATAGAAAACACTCAAAAGAAATAGAACTAACGGAATTCCCGTAACAAAGAAGAAACCGTATATTAATCCCATCGCATTCCCATCATCTGTCGCCATAACGCCTATAAATAAACCTAAAGGTATTGTTAATACGAAAATCAGGGAATTCACTACCATTACTACAACGTGGTACTTCTTGGTTGTTTTCATTTTATCCGAAATCAACGCTCCTAAAAAAAGAAATAATTGATACGCATAAAACGTTATGGCCCCATATTTAACAAAATAAAATAATTCTTGACTCATTTCCTCACCCAATTTAATTTTCTATCTTGCATTCAATCAACCTCAAATAATACAAGAAAAAAAGACTGAAAACAAAATGTTTTAGTCTTTTTAATTCTTATAAACCTACGTTCACAACAATTACAAACGCTTTGCCAAATCTATTAATGTGTTCAGAAGTACAAAGAGGGCATTTAAACTACCAACACGAATAATCGTTCTTAGTATAACCACTTTTTTAAAGTTACCAATTTTCAACATTATTCTATAACAGAGCCTAATAAAAAAGCCAACAATTTGCTGGTTTATCTTGTTAAGTCATCCTTTATGTTGTTTCGCTATTCACTTTCTTTCGTATCACCAATATCGTAAGTATTAAGTTAAATACTATAAAATATAAGAATGCTACAACATTTATTATTTTACTTTTAAAATTTGATTCCTCAAAACCCATAATATATCCAAAGTCACTAAAGGAAAATATTATCAGCGTTACAACTATCCCACAACATAGCGATAACATATTTAAACAAACAAATACAATTTTCCCTTTAACTATGCTATGGGAATCTAATTTTTTTTGGGAAATGAACATGAGATTGGCTATATACAAAAATAAATTTATTACCTCTGGTATATACATTAGATTTACCCCTTTACATCAATTTTTGTACGTGGGTAAATAACGAAATTCTTTTTCGTTTTTATTTAACACCCTTTAAGAGAAATTATAACTCAACGTTTCACAAAAACGTTTTGTAACTTAAGGTGTAAAATCCAGTCCCAGGAATATTTAGAGGCAGATTTTGTTGAGATAAATTCCTAAGCATTTTGTGAATAATGTGTAATAAAAGAGATGGTGCTTATTGAACTAACGGGGGCTTTAGTGTACAACAAGCATTTTGAAAATTTTCCCAAACGACGCTTTGGGTGCATTTTCGTTATTCCACAATCAGTCCATTTTCTTGAATAAGGAGAGGCTCTTTTTTACGTTTATGGGTCATATCGTGGAGGATTGTACTTAAACTATGGGAGGCGTTTATCCAACAGGGATTTACACTTATTTTATCGGACATATTTTACTCAGATCAATTCCTTGAAAATACCCAATATATACCGCTATTTATCAATCTCCATTACTATTAAAATAGTGATAATTGAAATTAAGAGGTGTTATTATGAAAAAAACTACCTTTTTGGTTTTTATATTGCTTTCTTTTTCAATACCAATGATTAATGGGAAAGCTGATGACTCCAATTGGCTAGAAGGTGAAATCATCAAGGGTAATTATTCTAATATTGTCGAAGATGATGAATACACTTTAGACCTAAAAGAAGATGCAAAAGTGACGTTTACATTAAAGGATGGTGTTGACCTTAATCTTGAAGACGCGTATCCCAATACTTATCATATCCTTTTGAAGGATAGTAATGGGAATCGTATCGCAAGTGCAACAACAAGTTTAGAAGATGGAGATACGGAAAAGACGGTTAAGTCCATTAATTTAAAGAAGGGTACTTATCAGATTAGTGTTTCAGCTGGTTTCATATCTAAGGGAGAATATCAAGTGAGTTATGAAACGAGTCATA is drawn from Solibacillus sp. R5-41 and contains these coding sequences:
- the xerA gene encoding site-specific tyrosine recombinase/integron integrase: MLLSKAWTLFEADKRIEGFSPQTLKAYQLQSLLLISYFKDVEMELLDTNQLKEYLAISGKHLKPASLAHRIRFMKSFFRWSHEEGYLSKNPTSKIKEPKVGKRIPKYLTEREIEHLRESCHSPMERAIFEFMFSTGCRIGEIVTLEKNHINWSNQSAIVRGKGDKEREVYFNTRCDIWLKRYIESRNDNNPFIFVTARQPHKMSVAQMRYIIKRISNRAEINKEIHPHQLRHSYATHLLNNGAPIEVIQSLMGHEKSETTRIYAQLSGKLRKEYYQKYF
- a CDS encoding UPF0715 family protein; the protein is MHGKINIFVFYFKVLLCSILSGFSLSLLVCFLTVPRNFNPIDIFFIGLIYSIVYLIPGALIQSYLDEKKINIRASKLFLIYLITGTIVTTIFYALDHVDFYKTSNYYFTVLSSSVVFWLYDLILFRRK
- a CDS encoding immunity 22 family protein; this translates as MEQEGYLSLWVGTFESNEDFRNYLLIPYNEDGDAIPSNFEKDFHIEHYDEDFIEVEFFDENVKNLSRLLDGCSYDDVVIPNFININGESLTYSVNCMILLYNFQYSTKGQSDLKYVKYLGNVRYK